A section of the Streptomyces sp. NBC_01591 genome encodes:
- a CDS encoding WYL domain-containing protein: MLAGRWSGGCSSRTVAGTEPPVCLPRWHSPCAGPTGTPRSGPSRPRPFDARHLGRGGPGGRGRGGEKPVPGLNAAELAAHRKLAGLGLRQLAPTVLVSCTPLDKTLAALRATGYAPVAETADGTVRVEQAPRRRAAAPVPHPRPPLGTRARAKGTPAVVDVSALAARLRAAPPIAPAPGPAGGIPFGTNTDTEEIVADHARLLSLADVRHAIDEGQAVTIEYVAASGSRTVRTLGELDLDPPYLYAWCHLRGDESVFALSRIHGVMPA; the protein is encoded by the coding sequence GTGCTCGCTGGGCGCTGGAGCGGGGGCTGCTCGTCCAGGACCGTCGCCGGTACGGAGCCACCCGTATGCCTGCCGAGGTGGCACTCGCCCTGCGCGGGGCCGACTGGCACGCCCCGTTCGGGCCCGTCCCGCCCCCGTCCGTTCGACGCCCGTCACCTCGGCCGAGGTGGACCGGGAGGCCGCGGCCGCGGCGGTGAGAAGCCCGTACCGGGCCTGAACGCAGCCGAACTCGCCGCCCACCGAAAGCTCGCCGGCCTCGGCCTGCGGCAACTGGCGCCAACCGTTCTGGTCAGCTGTACCCCGCTCGACAAGACCCTCGCCGCGCTCCGGGCCACGGGCTATGCCCCCGTCGCCGAGACCGCCGACGGCACCGTACGTGTCGAACAGGCACCGCGCCGCCGCGCAGCCGCCCCGGTACCGCACCCGCGTCCGCCCCTTGGCACGCGCGCGCGTGCCAAGGGGACCCCGGCCGTCGTCGACGTGAGCGCGCTGGCCGCCAGGCTTCGGGCTGCCCCGCCCATCGCGCCGGCGCCCGGTCCAGCGGGTGGAATCCCCTTCGGCACCAACACCGACACCGAGGAAATCGTCGCCGACCACGCGCGTCTGCTGTCCCTCGCCGACGTCCGTCACGCCATCGACGAGGGACAAGCAGTCACCATCGAATACGTGGCCGCCTCGGGCAGCCGCACCGTACGCACCCTCGGCGAACTCGATCTCGACCCGCCCTACTTGTACGCCTGGTGCCATCTGCGAGGCGACGAAAGCGTCTTCGCCCTCTCCCGCATACACGGCGTCATGCCCGCGTAG
- a CDS encoding SigE family RNA polymerase sigma factor yields the protein MTVDEFEEFYAQTAARLTGQLFVMLGDQHEAQDVVQEAFIKGWSRRRQLDRDGQPEAWVRTVAWRLAVSRWRGRRRAADAWQRSGAPPHTEAPGPETVALVEALRELPSKQRRTLALHYVCDLTVGQIAAETGLAASTVKTHLARGRAALSHRLQDPRTEEGPCV from the coding sequence TTGACCGTCGACGAGTTCGAAGAGTTCTACGCGCAGACGGCTGCCCGGCTGACAGGGCAGTTGTTTGTGATGCTCGGCGACCAGCACGAAGCGCAGGACGTGGTGCAGGAAGCTTTCATCAAGGGCTGGAGCCGGCGGCGTCAGCTCGACCGTGACGGGCAGCCCGAGGCGTGGGTCCGTACGGTCGCCTGGCGGCTGGCGGTGAGCCGGTGGCGGGGGCGGCGGCGGGCGGCGGATGCCTGGCAGCGCAGCGGGGCGCCTCCCCATACGGAGGCGCCCGGGCCGGAGACGGTGGCCCTGGTGGAGGCGTTGCGGGAGCTGCCGTCCAAGCAGCGCCGCACGCTGGCGCTGCACTACGTCTGCGATCTGACCGTCGGACAGATCGCCGCGGAGACCGGTCTGGCGGCCAGCACCGTCAAGACGCATCTGGCCCGGGGCCGGGCCGCGCTCTCTCATCGTCTGCAGGATCCGCGTACCGAGGAGGGGCCCTGTGTCTGA
- a CDS encoding HD domain-containing protein, whose amino-acid sequence MTIVGYAYELAESLLRESLPRRWAHMRGVAACAKKLTPFVGGGAEVLDAAAVLHDIGYAPPLVDTGYHPLDGARHLHMPEAAVRST is encoded by the coding sequence GTGACGATAGTCGGGTATGCGTACGAGCTGGCGGAATCACTGCTGCGTGAGAGCCTCCCGCGGCGGTGGGCCCACATGCGGGGCGTGGCGGCCTGCGCCAAGAAGCTCACGCCCTTCGTGGGTGGTGGGGCTGAGGTCCTGGATGCGGCGGCTGTGTTGCATGACATTGGGTACGCTCCACCGCTCGTCGACACCGGCTACCACCCCCTCGACGGGGCACGTCATCTGCACATGCCCGAGGCGGCTGTCCGCTCCACGTAA
- a CDS encoding mannosyltransferase family protein translates to MSLSTPHRPREYPRGRAPRTTPGPPRDAPAPGRKPFARLLRRIDPADREVLWLYLLTRAGIWTIAYCTSWLFPDEQGTRHAASALSSWQRWDWWHYLHIAQQGYFPGQAGPWTSDWDNREAFFPGFPFLLRAVHTVVPSWAAAGALISLVAGGVAVLALARIARLHLPQAGAGPRAALFFLLSPCAVFLAAGYTEALFLALALPAWLAAQRLNWPLAAVLTCLATTVRVSGLFLAAALAVHFLVTARTARTAAHWRRLPWLALPALPPFLYSWYLHAHTGDWMAWKHAEERGWYRDFHAPWEAWKNTWHAAFGHSQATGHALMNQAELLTMLVGIVLCGLLIRRRRWAEAAYIGLSLWALGTSYWYTSMPRATLLWWPLWTGLAAWSLRSPRVKTAYLAIAAPLMTVFAITFLSGRWAG, encoded by the coding sequence GTGAGCCTCTCGACCCCCCACCGGCCGCGCGAGTATCCGCGCGGCCGGGCCCCCAGGACCACTCCCGGGCCGCCCCGCGACGCCCCGGCACCGGGCAGGAAGCCCTTCGCCCGGCTGCTGCGCCGGATCGATCCCGCCGACCGCGAGGTGCTCTGGCTCTACCTGCTGACCCGGGCGGGCATCTGGACCATCGCCTACTGCACCAGTTGGCTGTTTCCCGACGAACAGGGAACCCGGCACGCCGCCTCGGCCCTCTCCTCGTGGCAGCGGTGGGACTGGTGGCACTACCTGCACATAGCCCAGCAGGGTTACTTCCCAGGTCAGGCCGGTCCCTGGACGTCCGACTGGGACAACAGGGAGGCCTTCTTCCCCGGCTTCCCGTTCCTGCTGCGGGCCGTGCACACCGTCGTCCCGAGCTGGGCGGCGGCCGGTGCGCTGATATCCCTCGTCGCCGGCGGCGTCGCCGTGCTGGCCCTGGCCCGTATCGCCCGGCTGCACCTGCCGCAGGCCGGCGCCGGGCCGCGCGCGGCCCTGTTCTTCCTGCTCTCGCCATGTGCGGTCTTCCTGGCCGCCGGCTACACCGAAGCGCTCTTCCTCGCCCTGGCCCTGCCCGCCTGGCTGGCCGCCCAGCGCCTCAACTGGCCGCTCGCGGCCGTCCTGACCTGCCTGGCCACCACCGTCCGGGTCAGCGGCCTCTTCCTCGCCGCGGCCCTCGCGGTCCACTTCCTGGTCACCGCACGTACCGCACGTACCGCCGCCCACTGGCGCCGTCTGCCCTGGCTGGCGCTGCCCGCCCTGCCGCCGTTCCTCTACAGCTGGTACCTGCACGCGCACACCGGCGACTGGATGGCCTGGAAGCACGCCGAGGAACGCGGCTGGTACCGCGACTTCCACGCTCCCTGGGAAGCCTGGAAGAACACCTGGCACGCCGCCTTCGGACACTCCCAGGCCACCGGCCACGCCCTGATGAACCAGGCCGAACTCCTCACCATGCTGGTCGGCATCGTCCTGTGCGGCCTGCTGATCCGGCGGCGGCGCTGGGCCGAGGCCGCGTACATCGGCCTCAGCCTGTGGGCCCTGGGCACCTCCTACTGGTACACCTCCATGCCCCGTGCGACGCTCCTGTGGTGGCCGCTGTGGACCGGTCTCGCCGCCTGGAGCCTGCGAAGTCCCCGCGTCAAGACCGCCTACCTCGCCATCGCGGCACCGCTGATGACCGTCTTCGCCATCACCTTCCTCTCCGGACGCTGGGCCGGCTGA
- a CDS encoding CopG family transcriptional regulator: MATKKVTVTIPEDLLDEIRAEAAERGLSAYVAEALRFKRDRDRLGELVDWLQAEHGPVTEDERAAALDELEDLDAEHERRRATGQHNAGEAA, encoded by the coding sequence ATGGCGACGAAGAAGGTGACGGTGACGATTCCCGAGGATCTCCTGGACGAGATCCGTGCGGAGGCGGCAGAGCGGGGCCTGTCGGCGTACGTCGCCGAGGCGCTGCGCTTCAAACGGGACAGAGACCGCCTTGGGGAACTGGTCGACTGGCTGCAGGCAGAACACGGCCCCGTCACCGAGGACGAGCGTGCGGCAGCTCTCGACGAGTTGGAGGACCTCGACGCCGAACACGAGCGGCGCCGCGCCACAGGACAGCACAACGCCGGAGAAGCGGCGTGA
- a CDS encoding helix-turn-helix transcriptional regulator produces MKASAVRGHLDGLLLSVLESGPLHGYAVITAVQERSNGVLELRKGTIYPALNKLERLGLLRSVWESEGERRRRCYELTDAGRRSLAAERSVWNEFTTAIGAVLAPAPNPGHST; encoded by the coding sequence ATGAAGGCGAGTGCGGTACGCGGGCATCTGGACGGGCTTCTGCTCTCCGTACTGGAATCCGGCCCGCTGCATGGCTACGCGGTCATCACCGCGGTTCAGGAGCGCAGCAACGGAGTGCTGGAGCTGCGCAAGGGCACCATCTACCCCGCCCTCAACAAGCTGGAGCGGCTCGGACTGCTGCGCAGCGTCTGGGAGTCCGAGGGCGAACGACGGCGGCGTTGCTACGAACTCACCGACGCCGGACGGCGCAGCCTGGCGGCGGAACGGTCGGTGTGGAACGAGTTCACGACCGCGATCGGCGCCGTACTGGCCCCGGCACCGAATCCCGGGCACTCGACGTGA
- a CDS encoding PIN domain-containing protein, with product MKKRGAEQRQRPLRVFVLDCEALSLAVRGDRKMIAWLDLAARGEAEVVTSPLTLVEAYDGRTTEQRWDWVLSRLKVADIGKDEARQARRLLADAKLHGHKYAIDAVLAVIARQQKGQVTVFTSDVDDLERLVPDTIVVRKV from the coding sequence GTGAAGAAGCGGGGCGCTGAGCAGAGGCAGCGGCCCCTGCGCGTCTTCGTACTCGACTGCGAAGCCCTGTCCCTGGCCGTGCGCGGCGATCGGAAGATGATCGCCTGGCTCGATCTCGCGGCCCGGGGCGAGGCCGAGGTGGTGACGTCTCCCCTGACGCTGGTCGAGGCGTACGACGGCAGAACCACCGAGCAGCGTTGGGACTGGGTACTCTCCCGGCTCAAGGTCGCCGACATCGGAAAGGACGAGGCCCGCCAGGCCCGACGCCTCCTGGCCGATGCCAAGCTGCACGGTCACAAGTACGCAATCGATGCCGTGCTCGCTGTGATCGCACGCCAGCAGAAGGGGCAGGTCACCGTCTTTACCTCGGACGTGGACGACCTGGAGAGGCTGGTCCCGGACACGATCGTCGTCAGGAAGGTATGA
- a CDS encoding permease prefix domain 1-containing protein has product MTAPGAGADPIDAHIADLTAALHGPVRAKSRMVTELREGLIDAARDLSSGREPDHHAARQAVREFGTVAEIVPSFQRELTIAQARHTARRVMLIVPLLLVCWYMAQTWDGSTGHRPPGPIQLLVAHLGGVAASASFLAAAALAATGALARRLPTPDQLPIMVAWTGTTAAAALAISAIALTLASVLATNWPLSLLAGLVTIVFHAKIAASARACRECASLSLAGP; this is encoded by the coding sequence GTGACCGCGCCCGGGGCCGGCGCCGATCCCATCGACGCCCACATCGCGGACCTGACGGCGGCGCTCCACGGACCCGTCCGGGCCAAGTCCCGGATGGTGACCGAACTTCGCGAGGGCCTCATCGACGCAGCGAGGGACCTTTCGTCCGGGCGCGAGCCCGACCATCACGCCGCCCGCCAGGCGGTGCGCGAGTTCGGCACCGTGGCCGAGATCGTGCCGAGCTTCCAGCGTGAACTCACCATCGCCCAGGCCCGTCACACCGCTCGCAGGGTCATGCTGATCGTCCCCCTGCTGCTCGTGTGCTGGTACATGGCGCAGACCTGGGACGGTTCCACAGGGCACCGACCGCCCGGCCCGATCCAGTTGCTGGTGGCTCACCTGGGCGGCGTCGCGGCGTCGGCCTCGTTCCTGGCAGCCGCGGCTCTGGCCGCCACCGGAGCCCTCGCACGCCGACTCCCCACCCCTGACCAGCTGCCGATCATGGTCGCCTGGACGGGCACCACCGCGGCGGCGGCCCTGGCCATCAGCGCGATCGCCCTCACTCTCGCCTCGGTCCTCGCGACGAACTGGCCGCTGAGCCTGCTCGCGGGCCTGGTGACCATCGTCTTCCACGCCAAGATCGCCGCCTCGGCACGCGCCTGCCGCGAATGCGCCAGCCTGTCCCTCGCCGGACCGTGA
- a CDS encoding phosphorothioated DNA-binding restriction endonuclease encodes MDWLERTAKLRQWTRSGTRAPHKPLLFLYALGRFQQDAGGELRYSSVEEDLKRLLDEYGPPNRTTPAYPFHHLVSDGVWEVRTDHGPGSPGSGVRELRAAGAAGRLAPELRAALRREPSLLGRMARVLLDLHFPPSLHGELCESVGLELEPAEAEQFSVVRRKRDPRLRELVLTAYEYRCAFCGYDGRIGAVPVGLEAAHVRWWAFDGPDDVDNGVCLCSLHHKLFDKGVLGIGDGHCILVSQRFVGHSPAAREHVIALAGRPLIGPQPGTHPVAAMHRSWHTSQVFHSRPRPATAA; translated from the coding sequence ATGGACTGGCTGGAGCGCACCGCGAAACTGAGGCAGTGGACCAGAAGCGGGACCCGCGCTCCACACAAGCCACTGCTGTTCCTGTACGCCCTCGGCCGGTTCCAGCAGGATGCCGGCGGCGAACTGCGGTACAGCTCGGTGGAGGAGGATCTGAAGCGGCTGCTGGACGAGTACGGTCCGCCCAACAGGACGACTCCCGCCTACCCGTTCCACCATCTGGTGAGCGACGGCGTGTGGGAGGTGCGCACCGACCACGGACCGGGCAGCCCCGGCAGCGGGGTGCGGGAGCTGCGGGCGGCAGGGGCCGCAGGGCGGCTGGCGCCGGAACTGCGGGCGGCGCTGCGGCGCGAGCCGTCGCTGCTCGGCCGAATGGCACGGGTCCTGCTCGACCTGCACTTCCCGCCCTCGCTCCACGGCGAACTGTGCGAATCCGTCGGCCTGGAACTGGAGCCGGCGGAGGCCGAACAGTTCTCGGTCGTGCGCAGGAAGCGGGACCCGCGGCTGCGGGAGCTGGTCCTGACGGCCTACGAGTACCGGTGCGCCTTCTGCGGCTACGACGGCAGGATCGGCGCGGTGCCGGTCGGACTGGAGGCCGCGCACGTGCGCTGGTGGGCGTTCGACGGCCCGGACGACGTCGACAACGGAGTGTGCCTGTGCTCGCTGCACCACAAGCTCTTCGACAAGGGAGTCCTCGGCATCGGTGACGGTCACTGCATCCTGGTCTCACAGCGCTTCGTCGGCCACAGCCCAGCCGCCCGCGAGCATGTCATAGCGCTCGCCGGTCGCCCGCTCATCGGACCTCAACCGGGCACCCACCCCGTCGCAGCGATGCACCGCTCCTGGCACACCAGCCAGGTCTTCCACAGCAGGCCACGCCCCGCCACCGCCGCCTGA
- a CDS encoding DNA polymerase III subunit gamma and tau, with protein sequence MSSLALYRRYRPESFAEVIGQEHVTDPLQQALRNNRVNHAYLFSGPRGCGKTTSARILARCLNCEQGPTPTPCGECQSCRDLARNGPGSIDVIEIDAASHGGVDDARDLREKAFFGPASSRYKIYIIDEAHMVTSAGFNALLKVVEEPPEHLKFIFATTEPEKVIGTIRSRTHHYPFRLVPPGTLREYLAEVCGKENSPVEDGVLPLVVRAGAGSVRDSMSVMDQLLAGAGDDGVTYAMATSLLGYTDGSLLDSIVDAFAAGDGAAAFEVVDRVIEGGNDPRRFVADLLERLRDLVILAAVPDAGEKGLIDAPADVVERMQAQASVFGAAELSRAADLVNEGLTEMRGATSPRLQVELICARVLLPAAFDDERSLQARLDRLERGASFATTGPGPAMGYVPGPEALAHAPVPTAPAAPVVQPGTGPAAARAAVRGEVPAPAPAQVHAAPPAPAAAPTAAPVAPQPPAEAPAPAGGQRPGAWPTAAAPESGRRPGGWPTASAPGQSPVPQAAPAAAPVQAAPAAPVPAAAEPSPGMAQGAGQVRNMWPDILEAVKNRRRFTWILLSQNAQVTGFDGTTLQIGFLNAGARDNFASSGSEDVLRQALAERFNAQWKIEAIVDPSGGAGAPPQTGGGRPAAPPVQQHQAPAPQQSYEPRSAASPHQQQPSHQQPGHQQPGAGPAAEAAPQQSYSAPEPPRAVAPEDDTPEADDPDLVDSALSGHDLIVRELGATVVEEFTNE encoded by the coding sequence GTGTCGTCCCTTGCGCTGTACCGCCGCTACCGCCCCGAGTCGTTCGCCGAGGTCATCGGGCAGGAGCATGTCACCGACCCGCTGCAGCAGGCGCTGCGGAACAACCGGGTCAATCACGCGTACCTGTTCAGCGGTCCGCGCGGCTGTGGCAAGACGACCAGTGCGCGCATCCTGGCCCGCTGTCTGAACTGCGAGCAGGGGCCGACGCCCACGCCGTGCGGGGAGTGCCAGTCCTGCCGGGACCTCGCGCGCAACGGGCCGGGGTCGATCGATGTCATCGAGATCGACGCCGCATCGCACGGAGGCGTGGACGACGCCCGTGATCTGCGGGAGAAGGCGTTCTTCGGGCCCGCGTCGAGTCGTTACAAGATCTACATCATCGACGAGGCGCACATGGTCACGTCGGCGGGGTTCAACGCCCTGCTGAAGGTGGTCGAGGAGCCGCCGGAGCACCTCAAGTTCATCTTCGCGACCACCGAGCCCGAGAAGGTCATCGGCACCATCCGGTCGCGTACGCACCACTACCCGTTCCGGCTCGTGCCGCCGGGGACACTGCGCGAATACCTTGCCGAGGTCTGCGGCAAGGAGAACAGCCCCGTCGAGGACGGCGTGCTGCCGCTCGTCGTGCGGGCCGGCGCCGGGTCCGTGCGTGACTCGATGTCGGTGATGGACCAGCTGCTGGCCGGCGCGGGCGACGACGGTGTGACATACGCCATGGCGACCTCGCTGCTCGGTTATACGGACGGCTCGCTGCTCGACTCGATCGTGGACGCCTTCGCGGCGGGCGACGGGGCCGCGGCGTTCGAGGTCGTGGACCGGGTGATCGAGGGAGGCAACGACCCGCGCCGTTTCGTCGCGGATCTTCTGGAGCGGCTGCGCGACCTGGTGATCCTGGCCGCTGTGCCGGACGCCGGGGAGAAGGGGCTGATCGATGCCCCCGCCGATGTCGTCGAGCGGATGCAGGCCCAGGCGTCCGTCTTCGGCGCCGCCGAGCTGAGCCGCGCCGCCGACCTGGTCAACGAGGGGCTCACGGAGATGCGCGGGGCGACCTCGCCGCGTCTCCAGGTCGAGCTGATCTGTGCCCGGGTGCTGCTGCCCGCGGCCTTCGACGACGAGCGTTCGCTACAGGCCCGGCTCGACCGGCTGGAGCGGGGCGCCTCCTTCGCGACCACGGGCCCGGGGCCCGCCATGGGGTACGTACCCGGTCCGGAGGCGCTGGCCCATGCGCCCGTGCCCACCGCACCTGCTGCACCCGTCGTTCAGCCCGGTACGGGACCCGCCGCCGCGCGTGCGGCGGTACGGGGCGAGGTGCCCGCCCCCGCCCCCGCGCAGGTCCACGCGGCGCCGCCCGCCCCCGCCGCGGCGCCGACCGCCGCCCCCGTCGCCCCGCAGCCGCCGGCCGAGGCCCCGGCTCCCGCGGGCGGTCAGCGTCCCGGCGCCTGGCCCACCGCGGCCGCGCCGGAATCGGGCCGACGTCCCGGCGGCTGGCCGACCGCATCCGCCCCGGGCCAGTCGCCCGTGCCGCAGGCCGCTCCGGCCGCCGCGCCGGTCCAGGCCGCGCCCGCGGCACCGGTACCGGCCGCCGCCGAGCCGAGTCCGGGAATGGCCCAGGGCGCCGGCCAGGTGCGGAACATGTGGCCGGACATCCTGGAGGCCGTGAAGAACCGCCGCCGGTTCACCTGGATCCTGCTCAGCCAGAACGCCCAGGTCACCGGCTTCGACGGCACCACCCTGCAGATCGGCTTCCTCAACGCGGGCGCGCGCGACAACTTCGCGAGCAGCGGCAGCGAGGACGTGCTGAGGCAGGCCCTCGCCGAGCGGTTCAACGCGCAGTGGAAGATCGAGGCCATCGTCGACCCGTCGGGCGGCGCCGGCGCACCTCCGCAGACCGGCGGCGGCCGCCCCGCCGCGCCTCCCGTGCAGCAGCATCAGGCCCCCGCGCCCCAGCAGAGCTATGAACCCCGGTCGGCCGCTTCGCCGCACCAGCAGCAGCCGAGCCACCAGCAGCCGGGCCACCAGCAGCCGGGCGCCGGGCCCGCCGCGGAGGCCGCACCGCAGCAGTCGTATTCCGCGCCCGAGCCCCCGCGCGCGGTCGCTCCCGAGGACGACACCCCCGAGGCCGATGACCCGGACCTCGTCGACTCGGCGCTCTCCGGGCACGACCTGATCGTCCGCGAGCTGGGCGCCACGGTCGTCGAGGAGTTCACCAACGAATAG
- the purD gene encoding phosphoribosylamine--glycine ligase, translating to MKVLVIGGGAREHALCRSLSLDPDVTTLYCAPGNAGIAEVAELHPVDALDGDAVARLATDLGAGLVVVGPEAPLVAGVADAVRAAGILCFGPSGEAAQLEGSKAFAKDVMAGAGVPTARSYVCTTPAEIDAALDAFGAPYVVKDDGLAAGKGVVVTDDVEAARAHALACDRVVIEEFLDGPEVSLFAITDGTTVLPLQPAQDFKRALDDDEGPNTGGMGAYSPLPWADPKLVDEVMQSVLQPTVDELRRRGTPFSGLLYAGLAITSRGVRVIEFNARFGDPETQVVLARLKTPLAGVLLGSANGTLDELPPLKWRDDAAVTVVIASHNYPGTPRTGDPIEGLDDVAAQDAPHAYVLHAGTRREGDTIVSAGGRVLSVTATGKDLAGARERAYAAAARIRLDGSHLRTDIARKAAEG from the coding sequence GTGAAGGTCCTCGTCATCGGCGGCGGCGCCCGCGAACACGCCCTGTGCCGCTCTCTGTCCCTCGACCCCGACGTCACCACTCTGTACTGCGCTCCCGGCAACGCCGGTATCGCAGAGGTGGCCGAACTGCACCCGGTCGACGCCCTCGACGGCGACGCCGTCGCGCGCCTCGCCACCGACCTGGGCGCCGGACTGGTGGTTGTCGGCCCGGAGGCGCCGCTCGTCGCCGGGGTCGCCGACGCCGTGCGCGCCGCGGGCATCCTCTGCTTCGGCCCCTCCGGCGAGGCGGCCCAGCTGGAGGGCTCCAAGGCGTTCGCCAAGGACGTGATGGCCGGGGCCGGCGTCCCGACCGCCCGTAGCTACGTCTGCACCACCCCGGCCGAGATCGACGCCGCCCTCGACGCCTTCGGTGCCCCGTACGTCGTCAAGGACGACGGTCTCGCCGCGGGCAAGGGAGTCGTCGTCACCGACGACGTCGAGGCGGCCCGCGCCCACGCCCTGGCCTGCGACCGCGTGGTCATCGAGGAGTTCCTCGACGGTCCCGAGGTGAGCCTCTTCGCGATCACGGACGGCACCACCGTGCTGCCGCTCCAGCCCGCGCAGGACTTCAAGCGCGCCCTGGACGACGACGAGGGCCCGAACACCGGTGGCATGGGCGCGTACTCCCCGCTCCCGTGGGCCGACCCCAAGCTGGTCGACGAGGTCATGCAGTCGGTGCTCCAGCCGACCGTCGACGAACTCCGCCGCCGCGGCACCCCGTTCTCCGGGCTGCTGTACGCGGGCCTCGCGATCACCTCGCGCGGCGTCCGGGTGATCGAGTTCAACGCCCGTTTCGGTGACCCCGAGACCCAGGTGGTCCTGGCCCGTCTGAAGACCCCGCTGGCCGGCGTCCTGCTCGGCTCCGCCAACGGCACGCTCGACGAGCTGCCCCCGCTCAAGTGGCGCGACGACGCGGCCGTCACCGTGGTCATCGCCTCGCACAACTACCCGGGTACGCCGCGGACGGGCGACCCGATCGAAGGGCTCGACGACGTGGCGGCGCAGGATGCCCCGCATGCGTACGTCCTGCACGCGGGCACCAGGCGGGAGGGCGACACGATCGTCAGCGCGGGCGGCCGGGTGCTGTCCGTGACCGCGACCGGCAAGGACCTCGCGGGCGCCCGGGAGCGCGCCTACGCGGCGGCGGCCCGGATCCGGCTCGACGGCTCGCACCTCCGTACGGACATTGCCCGGAAGGCCGCAGAGGGCTGA
- a CDS encoding Crp/Fnr family transcriptional regulator — protein MLSDETWRELRGQGATRTFRERSVMLRQGSAGTHLLALTDGLAKVVCREPGGVVTWLAFRGPGDLLGEVSVFHGTPRTAEVVALTPCTAVVLEAERFRRFIEQRGLVMDLMRQALSRLRESDAHRTELLTLPLVARLARALLRLVELTSPGRESEVVRLTGLSQEEIAQATGVTRNAVITGLQRLRESGAVETARRTIVIKDMKALRGWAMADPGFTPASPFAPPTTR, from the coding sequence GTGCTGTCGGACGAGACTTGGCGCGAGCTACGGGGCCAAGGGGCGACCCGCACCTTTCGCGAACGCAGCGTGATGCTGAGACAGGGCTCCGCGGGAACACACCTGCTCGCCCTCACCGACGGGCTCGCCAAGGTCGTGTGCCGGGAGCCGGGCGGTGTCGTGACCTGGCTGGCCTTCCGGGGGCCGGGTGACCTGCTGGGCGAGGTGTCCGTCTTCCACGGCACCCCGCGCACGGCGGAAGTGGTCGCCCTCACCCCCTGCACGGCTGTCGTACTGGAGGCGGAGCGGTTCCGCAGGTTCATCGAACAGCGCGGGCTCGTCATGGACTTGATGCGCCAGGCGCTCTCCCGGCTGCGGGAGTCCGACGCGCACCGGACCGAACTGCTGACCCTTCCGTTGGTCGCCCGGCTGGCGCGGGCACTCCTGAGACTGGTCGAACTCACCTCGCCCGGACGCGAATCGGAGGTCGTACGGCTGACCGGCCTGAGCCAGGAGGAGATCGCCCAGGCGACCGGAGTGACCCGCAACGCGGTCATCACCGGGCTGCAACGGCTGCGCGAGTCCGGCGCGGTGGAGACGGCCCGCAGAACGATCGTCATCAAGGACATGAAGGCGCTGCGCGGTTGGGCGATGGCCGACCCGGGATTCACGCCCGCGTCGCCGTTCGCGCCGCCCACGACTCGATGA